One Alkalicoccus halolimnae DNA segment encodes these proteins:
- the glyS gene encoding glycine--tRNA ligase subunit beta, with protein MNKRTLLLEIGLEEMPARFVTNAMNELAEKIGRWMKDHRVEFEEITRFSTPRRLAVQITGINEQQTDVAEEAKGPSEKIAVKDNEWTKAALGFARGQGVSVDKLYIKELKGENYVYAKKFVQGEPVITLLPQLKEVMLQLTFPKNMRWGAYDIKYVRPVKWITALFGSEIIPFEVTNVASGRTTWGHRFLGSSAELHEAEEYKTTLLSQHVIADPEERKMAIKQQIEEIAANENWNIPVNEGLLEEVNNLVEYPTALYGSFDESFLDVPEEVLVTSMREHQRYFPVMNQEKKLLPYFITVRNGDHRHLENVQKGNEKVLRARLADAEFFFKEDKKQSLEERLPKLKTIVYHEELGSIADKVERIKTFTELLSSKTAASEKVKQSALRAAKLSKADLVTHMVDEFPELEGRMGEYYALHDGEDKETSEAIREHYLPKQAGDTPPQSASGSLVSVADKLDTLVTSFGIGSIPTGSQDPHGLRRQTAAILQTYLVSGWNFNLFEVIEEAVDHISSLGLLKEDKKDVMSSLKEFFELRYKNLLKDRGIRYDVAEAVMESGFSYPGEVVEKSSFLMNQLSEASFKKEVEAFSRVTNIAQKLEGPFSDVKKELFEKAEEKDIYEAVAEAREETAVLLENEEIERAYETLKRLVPYIHNYFDNIMVMSDDKDIKANRLNQMKQASALIRSFADFQKIVFHS; from the coding sequence ATGAATAAAAGAACTCTTTTGCTGGAAATTGGTTTAGAGGAAATGCCGGCAAGGTTTGTAACAAATGCAATGAATGAACTGGCGGAAAAAATCGGCAGATGGATGAAAGATCATCGTGTGGAATTTGAAGAAATTACCCGTTTTTCCACACCACGCCGCCTTGCAGTTCAGATTACCGGTATCAATGAGCAGCAGACAGATGTGGCAGAAGAAGCAAAAGGACCTTCTGAGAAAATTGCGGTAAAAGATAACGAATGGACTAAGGCAGCTTTAGGATTTGCCCGCGGACAGGGAGTGTCGGTCGATAAGCTGTATATTAAAGAATTAAAGGGCGAAAATTATGTTTATGCTAAAAAGTTTGTCCAGGGCGAACCTGTAATTACGCTTCTGCCACAGTTGAAAGAAGTCATGCTGCAGCTTACTTTCCCTAAAAATATGCGATGGGGCGCTTATGATATAAAATACGTGCGTCCTGTAAAGTGGATTACTGCTCTTTTCGGCAGCGAAATCATTCCGTTTGAAGTAACGAACGTAGCTTCCGGCAGAACGACATGGGGACACCGTTTTTTGGGGTCCTCTGCAGAGCTGCATGAAGCAGAGGAATATAAAACTACACTTCTTTCCCAGCATGTTATTGCGGACCCTGAAGAGCGTAAAATGGCGATAAAACAGCAGATAGAGGAAATTGCAGCGAATGAAAATTGGAATATACCGGTGAATGAAGGACTGCTCGAGGAAGTTAACAATCTGGTTGAGTATCCAACTGCTCTTTACGGTTCTTTTGATGAAAGCTTTCTGGACGTGCCGGAAGAGGTCCTCGTCACCTCCATGCGTGAACACCAGCGGTATTTCCCGGTTATGAATCAGGAGAAAAAGCTGCTCCCGTATTTTATAACTGTTCGCAACGGAGATCACCGGCATCTGGAAAACGTTCAAAAAGGAAATGAAAAAGTATTAAGAGCGCGCCTTGCGGACGCTGAATTCTTTTTTAAAGAAGACAAAAAACAGTCACTTGAAGAACGTCTGCCAAAACTGAAGACGATAGTCTACCATGAAGAACTCGGTTCCATTGCAGATAAAGTAGAGCGGATTAAAACGTTCACTGAACTTTTATCCTCAAAAACGGCAGCTTCAGAAAAAGTGAAACAGTCGGCACTGCGCGCAGCAAAGCTTTCAAAAGCAGACCTCGTGACACATATGGTAGACGAGTTCCCGGAACTTGAAGGCAGAATGGGAGAATATTATGCTCTTCATGATGGAGAAGATAAAGAAACGTCAGAAGCAATAAGAGAACATTACCTCCCTAAGCAGGCTGGAGATACACCTCCGCAATCAGCATCAGGAAGCCTTGTCAGTGTCGCTGACAAGCTGGACACTCTTGTTACGAGCTTCGGAATTGGCAGCATACCTACGGGGTCCCAGGATCCGCATGGGCTCCGCCGGCAGACTGCAGCCATTCTTCAGACCTATCTTGTCTCAGGCTGGAATTTTAACCTGTTTGAAGTTATTGAAGAGGCTGTTGATCATATCAGCAGTCTAGGTCTATTGAAAGAGGATAAAAAAGACGTAATGAGCAGTTTAAAAGAGTTTTTTGAACTTCGATACAAAAATCTGCTTAAAGATCGCGGGATTCGGTATGATGTGGCAGAGGCAGTGATGGAATCAGGATTTTCATACCCAGGCGAAGTTGTTGAAAAGTCCTCTTTCCTCATGAATCAGCTGTCAGAAGCCTCCTTTAAAAAAGAAGTGGAAGCTTTCAGCCGGGTGACGAATATCGCTCAGAAATTAGAAGGCCCCTTCTCCGATGTTAAAAAGGAACTCTTTGAAAAAGCAGAAGAAAAAGATATTTATGAAGCTGTGGCCGAAGCTCGTGAAGAAACAGCAGTCCTGCTTGAAAATGAAGAGATTGAACGTGCTTATGAAACTCTGAAAAGGCTTGTCCCGTATATTCATAATTATTTCGATAATATTATGGTCATGTCGGATGATAAAGATATAAAAGCTAACCGACTTAACCAAATGAAACAGGCTTCAGCTTTGATTCGTTCTTTTGCAGATTTTCAAAAAATAGTTTTCCACTCATAA
- a CDS encoding helix-turn-helix transcriptional regulator gives MNNVELSKRQQRIVEIVKGKGPITGEQIADILELTRATLRPDLTVLTMSGYLDARPRVGYYYTGKTGGQLFQERMLKMRVKDFQSIPVVIPESASVYDAICSMFLEDVGTLFVVNGRSKLIGIVSRKDLLRASMGKQELEALPVSIIMTRMPNVTMCAPDDSMLEVANKLISKQIDGLPVVKKDSNGEYDVIGRLTKTNITKAFVFMGTEEQAK, from the coding sequence GTGAATAATGTGGAATTATCAAAAAGGCAGCAGCGAATTGTAGAAATAGTGAAGGGAAAAGGGCCAATAACCGGAGAGCAGATTGCTGATATTCTGGAACTGACTCGGGCTACACTTCGACCTGATCTCACCGTACTGACGATGTCCGGTTATTTAGATGCACGGCCAAGAGTAGGCTATTATTATACAGGGAAAACAGGAGGACAGCTTTTTCAGGAAAGAATGCTGAAAATGCGCGTAAAGGATTTTCAGTCGATCCCTGTAGTTATCCCGGAAAGTGCCTCTGTTTATGATGCAATATGCTCGATGTTTTTGGAAGATGTAGGAACCCTCTTTGTCGTTAACGGCCGCAGTAAATTAATCGGTATTGTTTCCAGGAAGGACCTTCTCCGGGCAAGCATGGGAAAACAGGAGCTGGAAGCCCTTCCTGTCAGTATTATCATGACGCGGATGCCTAATGTGACCATGTGCGCTCCAGATGACTCTATGCTTGAAGTCGCTAATAAATTAATAAGCAAACAGATAGATGGACTACCCGTTGTAAAAAAAGATTCAAATGGAGAATATGATGTGATAGGCAGACTGACGAAAACAAACATTACCAAAGCATTCGTCTTCATGGGGACAGAAGAACAAGCTAAATAA
- a CDS encoding pyruvate, water dikinase regulatory protein, whose protein sequence is MSQKQDHVTVYVLSDSVGETAELVVKAAISQFDEAKTTIRRIPYVEDTGTVDEVIAEAKDNKGMIAFTVVLPEIRNYIITRAREEALPIYDILSPLLTIMEDRLQEPPKNESGLIHTLDEDYFRKVEAIEFAVKYDDGRDPRGIMRADVVLVGVSRTSKTPLSQYLAHKRLKVANVPLVPEVEPPEELFSISSDRVIGLKISPEKLNGIRTERLKALGLKAEANYATMQRIEEELVYSEQTMKRLGCRVIDVSAKAVEETANIIFQLVQSEQEEKS, encoded by the coding sequence ATGTCTCAAAAGCAGGATCATGTTACAGTATATGTGTTGTCAGATTCCGTAGGAGAAACGGCGGAATTAGTTGTCAAAGCTGCCATCAGCCAATTTGATGAGGCGAAAACGACGATCCGCAGAATTCCTTACGTTGAAGATACCGGCACTGTAGATGAAGTCATAGCCGAAGCAAAAGACAATAAAGGCATGATAGCTTTTACTGTCGTCCTTCCTGAAATACGTAACTATATTATCACCAGAGCTCGGGAAGAAGCACTGCCTATTTATGATATTCTAAGTCCATTATTAACAATTATGGAAGACAGGCTTCAGGAACCGCCTAAAAATGAATCAGGATTAATTCACACCCTTGATGAAGATTACTTTCGAAAAGTCGAAGCGATTGAATTCGCTGTTAAATATGATGATGGGAGAGATCCCAGGGGTATTATGAGGGCTGATGTTGTTTTAGTGGGTGTCTCCCGCACTTCGAAAACCCCGCTGTCCCAGTATCTGGCTCATAAACGACTAAAAGTAGCAAACGTCCCCCTTGTGCCCGAAGTGGAACCTCCGGAGGAACTGTTTTCTATTAGTTCAGATAGAGTTATCGGCCTGAAAATCAGTCCGGAAAAGCTGAATGGTATACGTACAGAGCGTCTTAAAGCTCTTGGTCTGAAAGCCGAAGCCAATTATGCCACTATGCAGCGGATCGAAGAAGAGCTTGTCTACTCTGAGCAGACAATGAAGCGCCTCGGGTGCAGAGTAATAGATGTGTCGGCTAAAGCTGTGGAAGAAACAGCAAATATTATTTTTCAGCTTGTGCAGAGTGAACAGGAAGAAAAAAGCTAA
- a CDS encoding YaiI/YqxD family protein produces MLTIFIDADASPVVNEVLTLRKKLNVNVILVHSRSHMRREKMPDDVKSIIVEDGRDAADYEIAGRVTKGDIVITEDLGLTAIVLAKQAVVINSFGKKIDQMQMDSLLEVRHAAQKMRRSGKNTKGPKKRRQQDQEQFIKGLREVVELLT; encoded by the coding sequence ATGCTTACTATTTTTATTGATGCCGATGCCAGCCCGGTAGTGAACGAGGTTTTGACCTTGCGGAAGAAGCTCAATGTAAACGTAATCCTTGTTCATTCCCGCTCTCATATGAGGCGGGAAAAGATGCCTGATGATGTAAAATCAATTATAGTTGAAGATGGTCGCGACGCTGCAGATTATGAAATCGCCGGCAGAGTGACAAAGGGTGATATTGTTATTACCGAAGACCTCGGCTTAACTGCTATAGTTCTGGCTAAACAAGCTGTGGTGATAAATTCCTTTGGCAAAAAAATTGATCAGATGCAAATGGACAGTTTACTGGAAGTCCGCCACGCTGCACAGAAAATGCGCCGCAGCGGAAAGAATACGAAAGGTCCCAAAAAAAGAAGGCAGCAGGATCAGGAGCAGTTTATAAAAGGGCTTCGGGAAGTTGTTGAGCTTCTTACATAA
- the dnaG gene encoding DNA primase translates to MSQRIPEDVVDAVRRELDIVDVISEYMQLKKQGRNFTGLCPFHGEKTPSFSVSQDKQLYHCFGCGAGGNVFSFVMEYEGFSFLETVQKLASKTSVEIPEISSQETAVEKEENTSWYEGHDLAMKMYHHLLVSSPEGKRAREYLRKRGFTKEMIDRFQIGYAPDSWSFLTEFLKKRNFSTEDMAECGLLASRESDGRAFDRFRDRIMFPIWDKRGKVIAFGGRVLDPEGKPKYLNSPESEVFNKSRLLYYFNGARPAIKRKNEAVLFEGYVDVISAYRAGIEHGVGALGTALSEEQARMIRRNADKVILCYDGDKAGQQASWKNAELLIKAGLNVNIAVMPDNCDPDDYIKEYGAERFVHTVIGQPQTLMEFKSAFLRRDKNMSLETDQLQYVEEMLVEISRLPKALERDHYLKQLEEEFSLSYDVLKQEMQEHVQNSVQARTKQQNQLQRKETVKQVKRMMSAGEKAESDLIAAMLHSKEVTEEIELRIGSAFQHETYQALAALLYSYYAAGHESDPSAFLETVHDAELKQTAAALAMKQVHLDLSEQVLDDYARQIMHRAPAKKQIQELQQLMKQTSDVEELKAYASKMLEIKAKMQ, encoded by the coding sequence GTGAGTCAGCGTATACCGGAAGATGTTGTTGATGCTGTCCGCCGGGAGCTGGATATCGTAGACGTAATAAGTGAATATATGCAGTTAAAAAAACAAGGGCGCAATTTCACCGGATTGTGCCCCTTTCATGGGGAAAAAACTCCCTCATTCTCTGTATCCCAGGACAAACAACTTTACCATTGTTTCGGATGTGGAGCAGGAGGGAATGTGTTTTCTTTTGTTATGGAATACGAAGGATTCAGCTTTCTTGAAACTGTCCAAAAACTGGCCTCGAAGACTTCTGTCGAGATTCCGGAAATTTCAAGTCAGGAAACGGCAGTTGAAAAAGAGGAAAATACTTCATGGTATGAAGGTCATGATCTGGCTATGAAAATGTATCATCATTTGCTGGTCTCTTCTCCTGAAGGAAAACGAGCCCGCGAGTATCTCAGAAAGCGTGGATTTACTAAGGAAATGATTGACCGCTTTCAGATTGGCTACGCCCCTGATTCCTGGTCATTTTTGACTGAATTTCTTAAAAAAAGAAATTTTAGTACAGAAGATATGGCTGAATGTGGTCTTCTGGCCTCCCGGGAAAGCGACGGTCGTGCTTTTGACCGTTTCCGTGATCGAATAATGTTTCCCATATGGGATAAACGTGGTAAAGTGATAGCTTTTGGAGGAAGAGTTCTGGATCCTGAAGGAAAGCCAAAATATTTAAACAGTCCCGAATCGGAAGTTTTCAATAAAAGCAGACTTCTTTATTATTTTAATGGAGCAAGACCGGCAATTAAAAGAAAAAATGAAGCCGTGCTCTTCGAAGGCTACGTAGATGTTATTTCAGCGTATCGTGCGGGTATAGAACATGGAGTAGGTGCTCTTGGTACGGCCCTTTCAGAAGAGCAGGCCAGGATGATTCGCCGCAACGCGGATAAAGTTATTTTGTGCTACGACGGAGACAAAGCGGGTCAGCAGGCATCCTGGAAAAATGCAGAACTGTTAATCAAAGCAGGATTGAATGTCAATATCGCAGTAATGCCCGACAATTGTGATCCTGATGATTATATAAAAGAATACGGTGCGGAGCGTTTTGTTCATACGGTTATCGGACAGCCGCAGACGCTGATGGAATTTAAATCTGCTTTTCTGCGCCGTGATAAAAACATGAGTCTCGAGACGGATCAGCTCCAGTATGTAGAAGAAATGCTCGTGGAAATAAGCCGGCTTCCCAAAGCATTAGAGCGAGATCATTATCTAAAACAGCTGGAAGAGGAGTTTTCTCTGTCTTATGATGTTTTAAAGCAGGAAATGCAGGAACACGTCCAGAATAGTGTACAAGCACGGACAAAACAGCAGAATCAGCTGCAGCGTAAAGAAACTGTAAAGCAGGTAAAGCGGATGATGTCTGCTGGAGAAAAAGCGGAAAGCGACTTAATAGCTGCTATGCTGCATTCAAAAGAAGTGACCGAAGAAATCGAACTTCGAATCGGCTCCGCTTTTCAGCATGAAACCTATCAGGCTCTTGCCGCCTTATTGTACAGTTATTATGCTGCCGGCCATGAGAGCGATCCGTCTGCCTTTCTGGAAACTGTCCACGATGCTGAACTGAAGCAGACTGCAGCCGCTCTTGCAATGAAGCAAGTTCATTTGGACTTGTCTGAGCAAGTGCTGGATGATTACGCCAGGCAGATTATGCACCGTGCGCCTGCTAAGAAACAAATACAGGAGCTTCAGCAGCTTATGAAACAAACATCCGATGTCGAAGAACTAAAAGCTTATGCATCAAAAATGCTCGAGATTAAAGCCAAAATGCAGTGA
- the rpoD gene encoding RNA polymerase sigma factor RpoD, producing the protein MAEKPIRPLAEGDLTIDQVKEQLLESGKKRGSLTYAEITERLGAFDQDSEQMDEFFEYLGEQGVEIINESEAVPSMQQVEKEAEFDLNDLSVPPGIKINDPVRMYLKEIGRVPLLSAKEEIDLAKRIEDGDEEAKRRLAEANLRLVVSIAKRYVGRGMLFLDLIQEGNMGLIKAVEKFDYNKGYKFSTYATWWIRQAITRAIADQARTIRIPVHMVETINKLIRVQRQLLQDLGREPTPEEVSKEMDLTPDKVREILKIAQEPVSLETPIGEEDDSHLGDFIEDQEALAPSDAAAYELLKEQLEDVLDTLTDREENVLRLRFGLDDGRTRTLEEVGKVFGVTRERIRQIEAKALRKLRHPSRSKRLKDFLE; encoded by the coding sequence ATGGCAGAGAAACCAATCCGCCCGCTGGCGGAAGGTGATTTAACCATCGATCAGGTAAAAGAACAATTATTAGAATCCGGGAAAAAAAGAGGTTCTTTGACATACGCTGAAATTACGGAGCGCTTAGGAGCTTTTGATCAGGATTCCGAACAAATGGATGAATTTTTCGAATACCTTGGTGAGCAGGGTGTTGAAATCATCAATGAAAGTGAAGCTGTACCGAGTATGCAGCAGGTGGAAAAAGAAGCAGAATTTGACTTAAATGATTTAAGCGTACCTCCGGGAATTAAAATTAATGATCCCGTTCGTATGTATTTAAAAGAAATCGGCAGAGTTCCCCTCCTGTCTGCTAAAGAGGAAATAGATCTTGCCAAACGTATTGAGGACGGCGATGAAGAAGCGAAAAGACGTCTTGCTGAAGCTAACCTTCGTCTCGTAGTCAGTATTGCTAAAAGGTACGTAGGCCGGGGAATGCTCTTTCTTGACCTGATTCAGGAAGGGAACATGGGACTTATTAAAGCAGTTGAAAAATTTGATTACAATAAAGGTTATAAATTCAGTACGTATGCGACATGGTGGATACGTCAGGCTATTACACGCGCCATTGCCGATCAGGCAAGGACGATTCGTATTCCGGTGCACATGGTGGAAACGATTAACAAACTAATCCGTGTTCAAAGGCAGCTGCTCCAGGATTTAGGACGGGAGCCTACCCCGGAAGAAGTTTCGAAGGAAATGGATCTGACCCCGGATAAGGTTCGAGAAATTCTGAAAATTGCTCAGGAGCCTGTATCATTGGAAACACCGATTGGAGAAGAAGATGACTCTCATCTTGGTGATTTCATCGAAGATCAGGAAGCTCTCGCGCCATCCGATGCAGCAGCTTATGAATTATTGAAAGAACAACTGGAGGATGTACTGGATACTCTTACAGACAGGGAAGAAAATGTACTTCGTTTAAGATTCGGTCTCGACGATGGAAGAACGAGAACGTTAGAAGAAGTAGGAAAAGTTTTTGGGGTAACCCGTGAACGCATTCGTCAGATTGAAGCAAAAGCTCTTCGAAAGCTGAGACATCCGAGCCGCAGCAAACGATTGAAAGACTTTCTTGAATAG
- a CDS encoding glycerophosphodiester phosphodiesterase has product MDIIGHRGFKRRYPENTMASFKAAADYPIQGIECDVQWTKDHVPVIIHDPTLERTTNGSGSVAEHSWSDLQKLDAGSYFDSRYSSEKIPSLKHLVHWISKTDLTFHLELKEQMNISDAAFIESCIEVLKEGSMVERTVISTFYHRYIREVKRQSPKIETALLTKTPFRRGKNYAEKVAADSIHIRHSVQSSLYYKPWKKQRIKVRAYNVKNAQAFLRCRNAGVNGVITDDPALMTELNI; this is encoded by the coding sequence TTGGATATTATTGGACACCGTGGATTTAAGAGAAGGTACCCGGAAAATACGATGGCATCTTTTAAAGCTGCAGCTGATTATCCCATTCAGGGTATAGAGTGCGATGTACAATGGACCAAAGATCATGTACCGGTTATCATCCACGACCCGACACTGGAGAGGACTACAAATGGAAGTGGTTCTGTCGCAGAACATAGTTGGAGCGATCTTCAGAAATTAGATGCAGGGAGTTATTTCGATTCTCGTTATTCCTCTGAAAAGATCCCAAGCCTGAAACATTTAGTCCACTGGATTTCCAAGACAGATCTAACTTTTCATCTGGAACTTAAAGAACAAATGAATATAAGCGATGCTGCATTTATCGAGAGCTGTATCGAAGTATTAAAAGAAGGTTCGATGGTGGAAAGAACTGTTATTTCGACGTTTTATCACCGGTACATTCGGGAGGTGAAACGGCAGTCCCCAAAAATAGAAACGGCTTTATTAACAAAAACTCCTTTCAGAAGAGGAAAAAATTACGCTGAAAAAGTAGCGGCCGACAGTATTCATATTCGTCATAGTGTACAGTCTTCTTTATATTACAAACCCTGGAAAAAGCAGCGTATAAAAGTACGTGCGTACAATGTCAAAAACGCTCAGGCATTCTTACGCTGCAGAAATGCAGGGGTGAATGGAGTGATTACAGATGATCCCGCACTTATGACAGAATTAAATATATGA
- a CDS encoding c-type cytochrome: MRGAPLFPFAATALLGLLLVFSLSLVGLNIGGEEAANEGNGEGNGEEQEFDDPVELGQSVYEGQCASCHGGDLEGGAGPALDDGSHGEEDILTAIEEGPGQMPENLVQGEEAEAVAQFILSENE; encoded by the coding sequence ATGAGGGGAGCACCTCTATTCCCGTTTGCAGCTACAGCTTTATTGGGTCTGCTGCTTGTTTTTTCACTTTCTCTTGTCGGCCTCAATATAGGCGGGGAAGAAGCAGCGAATGAGGGAAACGGAGAAGGTAATGGAGAAGAACAGGAGTTTGATGATCCAGTCGAGCTCGGACAAAGTGTATACGAAGGCCAGTGTGCATCCTGCCACGGCGGTGACCTTGAAGGCGGAGCCGGTCCGGCTCTGGATGATGGAAGCCATGGAGAAGAGGATATACTCACTGCTATAGAAGAGGGACCGGGGCAGATGCCTGAAAACCTCGTGCAGGGAGAAGAAGCTGAAGCAGTAGCACAATTTATACTTTCTGAAAACGAATAA
- a CDS encoding tRNA (adenine(22)-N(1))-methyltransferase, whose amino-acid sequence MNEQHLSKRLEKVAEFVLEEGTVADIGSDHAYLPVYLVGNGLCEYAIAGELNEGPYASAIEKIRANDLQGKVEARQGDGLNVLDGRKADTVVIAGMGGPLIVSILKKGQKFLPDVKRLVLQPNVAADQVRYWLKNNGWSLIDEAILMEDGHVYEVLVADRSGVDPYDLVDMRKQLWLGPYLMEERSEAFHKKWKREYDQLKRIYGQLQLARQKQARHRVEELEQKMRWLEEVLS is encoded by the coding sequence GTGAATGAGCAGCATTTGTCAAAAAGACTGGAAAAAGTAGCTGAATTTGTACTTGAGGAAGGAACGGTAGCAGATATAGGTTCAGATCATGCTTATCTTCCCGTGTATCTGGTTGGAAACGGACTCTGTGAATACGCGATTGCAGGGGAATTGAATGAAGGACCTTACGCTTCAGCTATTGAAAAAATAAGAGCGAACGATCTTCAGGGAAAAGTAGAGGCCAGGCAGGGGGATGGTCTTAATGTGTTAGACGGACGAAAAGCAGATACAGTGGTCATTGCCGGTATGGGTGGCCCGCTGATTGTCTCAATATTAAAAAAAGGTCAGAAATTTCTACCGGATGTTAAAAGATTGGTACTTCAGCCTAACGTTGCAGCCGATCAGGTAAGATACTGGTTGAAGAACAACGGCTGGTCTCTTATTGACGAAGCAATTCTAATGGAAGATGGTCATGTGTATGAAGTGCTCGTTGCAGATCGTTCCGGCGTGGATCCCTACGATTTAGTGGATATGAGGAAGCAGCTCTGGCTGGGGCCCTATTTAATGGAAGAGCGTTCCGAAGCATTTCATAAAAAATGGAAAAGAGAATACGATCAGCTGAAAAGAATCTATGGACAATTACAGCTCGCCAGGCAAAAACAGGCCCGCCACCGCGTGGAGGAGCTGGAGCAGAAAATGCGCTGGCTTGAGGAGGTTTTATCGTGA
- a CDS encoding Nif3-like dinuclear metal center hexameric protein, whose protein sequence is MVKQAHVQTIIQAFEEFSPKHLAMEGDKIGLQLGSLSKKAGKVMVTLDVLEPVVDEAVEAGVDLIIAHHPLLFRPIKSLNVDTAYGRTVEKLIKHDITVYAAHTNLDVAEGGVNDLMCEALGIEDTEVLVPTSEDGLKKLVAFVPEKYADRVREAVGDAGAGHIGNYSHCAFTVTGRGAFKPEQGAVPFLGEEGKLERPAEERIETVFFASEEKKIVRALTEAHPYEEVAYDIYDMAVPGRQQGLGRIGKIKEEITLDEFAAHVKIAFGVNGLRVVGDGKKIVKKAAVLGGDGNKYAMTALNKGADVYITGDLYFHVAHDAWMEGLTMIDPGHHVEQIMKKAVAGRLSEQMVKNRWDTEIMISTVQTDPFRFM, encoded by the coding sequence ATCGTGAAACAGGCTCATGTACAGACAATTATTCAGGCTTTTGAAGAATTTTCACCTAAACATCTTGCTATGGAAGGAGATAAAATCGGTCTCCAGCTTGGGTCTCTATCCAAAAAGGCAGGTAAGGTAATGGTAACTCTAGATGTTCTGGAACCTGTCGTTGATGAGGCAGTGGAAGCGGGTGTGGATCTTATTATCGCCCACCATCCACTTCTGTTTCGTCCGATCAAATCATTAAATGTAGATACTGCTTACGGCCGTACGGTGGAAAAACTTATTAAGCATGACATTACTGTTTATGCAGCTCATACGAATCTGGACGTGGCTGAGGGGGGAGTCAATGATTTGATGTGTGAAGCACTTGGTATTGAAGATACGGAAGTTCTCGTTCCTACCAGTGAGGACGGTCTAAAAAAGCTGGTCGCTTTTGTCCCGGAGAAATATGCGGATCGAGTAAGAGAGGCCGTGGGCGACGCAGGAGCCGGTCACATAGGAAATTACAGTCATTGTGCATTTACAGTAACAGGCAGAGGAGCGTTCAAGCCGGAGCAGGGAGCGGTGCCTTTCTTAGGGGAAGAAGGCAAACTGGAACGACCGGCAGAGGAACGGATAGAAACAGTTTTTTTTGCTTCAGAGGAGAAAAAAATCGTGCGCGCCTTAACGGAGGCTCATCCATATGAAGAGGTTGCCTACGATATTTATGATATGGCGGTTCCCGGCAGACAGCAGGGACTAGGAAGAATAGGAAAAATTAAAGAAGAAATAACACTGGATGAATTCGCTGCTCATGTAAAAATAGCTTTTGGAGTGAATGGACTCAGAGTGGTAGGAGACGGAAAAAAGATTGTTAAAAAAGCAGCTGTACTCGGAGGAGATGGAAATAAATACGCAATGACAGCCCTTAATAAAGGCGCAGATGTGTACATTACCGGGGATTTATATTTTCACGTAGCTCATGACGCCTGGATGGAAGGATTAACTATGATAGATCCTGGTCATCATGTGGAACAAATTATGAAAAAAGCAGTAGCCGGGCGATTGAGTGAGCAAATGGTGAAGAACCGCTGGGATACAGAAATAATGATTTCAACTGTACAGACAGACCCCTTTAGATTTATGTAA